The following coding sequences are from one Halorubrum sp. BOL3-1 window:
- the glmS gene encoding glutamine--fructose-6-phosphate transaminase (isomerizing), translating to MCGITGYIGDGIVLDEADADGDATDGGVARVGDVVHEGLRNLEYRGYDSAGVALVGASSGLTVAKRSGEVNNLTVPDVPDATLGVGHTRWSTHGPPTDANAHPHTDCAGDVAVVHNGIVENHETLKAELQDRGHEFTSDTDTEVIPHLLEAELAAADGDGDLLDAVRTVEGRLAGSYAICAVREGDDRIVVARRGSPLVLGRDNDATFIGSDVTAFLEHTRDVTYLEDGDVAALSADGVEIYADGDLVDRGVETVTWEADAAEKGGYEHYMRKEIHEQPESLRQTIAGRLDVDGGNADLDVSFPPGFLADLEEIQIVACGTSNYAGRYAARLFEDLSGVRATVEIASEYEFGAGRSPDRTLVVAVTQSGETADTLGAVRRANAAGARTFAVTNTLGSTVTREVDDTAFIRAGPEIGVAATKTFASQVATLAMLAVAVGRERGALSAADARPVLEGLRDLPGAVQQVLDAEPQVREAASEYGDSEAFFFVGRQLGVPVALEGALKLKEISYDHAEGFAAGELKHGPLALVTPETPVLAVLTDGARADETMNNVTEAQTRGAPAIGCVSAGDEYATLDVSLPVPDVGIVEPLVANVYLQLFAYHVADDKGRSIDKPRNLAKSVTVE from the coding sequence ATGTGTGGAATCACCGGCTACATCGGCGACGGCATCGTGCTCGACGAGGCAGACGCGGACGGCGACGCGACGGACGGCGGGGTCGCTCGCGTGGGCGATGTCGTCCACGAGGGGCTCCGCAACCTGGAGTACCGCGGCTACGACTCGGCGGGCGTCGCGCTCGTGGGCGCGTCGAGCGGGCTCACCGTCGCGAAGCGGTCGGGCGAGGTGAACAATCTCACCGTTCCGGACGTCCCTGACGCGACGCTCGGGGTCGGCCACACCCGTTGGAGCACGCACGGGCCGCCGACGGACGCCAACGCCCACCCGCACACGGACTGCGCCGGCGACGTCGCGGTGGTCCACAACGGGATCGTCGAGAACCACGAGACGCTCAAAGCGGAGCTACAGGACCGCGGCCACGAGTTCACGAGCGACACCGACACCGAAGTCATCCCGCACCTGCTCGAAGCGGAGCTCGCGGCCGCCGACGGCGACGGCGACCTGCTCGACGCGGTCCGGACCGTCGAAGGCCGGCTGGCGGGGAGCTACGCGATCTGTGCGGTCCGCGAGGGTGACGACCGGATCGTCGTCGCGCGCCGCGGGAGTCCGCTCGTGTTGGGGCGCGACAACGACGCGACGTTCATCGGCAGCGACGTGACCGCCTTCCTCGAACACACGCGCGACGTGACGTACCTCGAAGACGGCGACGTGGCGGCGCTGTCGGCGGACGGCGTCGAGATATACGCTGACGGCGACCTCGTCGACCGCGGCGTCGAGACGGTGACGTGGGAGGCCGACGCGGCCGAGAAGGGCGGCTACGAGCACTACATGCGCAAGGAGATCCACGAGCAGCCGGAGTCGCTCCGGCAGACGATCGCGGGGCGGCTCGATGTCGACGGTGGGAACGCGGACTTGGACGTCTCGTTCCCGCCGGGCTTCCTCGCGGACTTGGAGGAGATCCAGATCGTCGCCTGCGGCACCTCCAACTACGCGGGGCGGTACGCCGCGCGGCTCTTCGAGGACCTCTCTGGCGTGCGTGCGACCGTCGAGATCGCCAGCGAGTACGAGTTCGGGGCGGGCCGGAGTCCGGACCGAACGCTGGTGGTCGCGGTCACCCAGAGCGGTGAGACCGCCGACACACTGGGCGCGGTCCGCCGCGCGAACGCCGCCGGTGCGCGGACCTTCGCCGTGACGAACACCCTCGGTAGCACCGTCACGCGCGAGGTTGACGACACTGCGTTCATCCGCGCCGGACCGGAGATCGGCGTCGCGGCGACGAAGACGTTCGCCTCGCAGGTGGCGACACTCGCGATGCTCGCGGTTGCGGTCGGTCGCGAGCGCGGCGCGCTGTCCGCCGCCGACGCCCGGCCCGTCTTGGAGGGACTTCGCGACCTCCCGGGCGCGGTCCAGCAGGTCCTCGACGCGGAACCCCAGGTGCGCGAGGCCGCGAGCGAGTACGGCGACAGCGAGGCGTTCTTCTTCGTCGGCCGGCAGCTCGGCGTCCCCGTGGCGCTGGAAGGGGCGTTGAAGCTCAAGGAGATCTCGTACGACCACGCCGAAGGGTTCGCTGCCGGCGAACTGAAACACGGCCCGCTGGCGCTGGTGACCCCTGAGACGCCCGTGTTGGCCGTACTGACAGATGGCGCGCGCGCCGACGAGACAATGAACAACGTCACCGAGGCGCAGACGCGCGGCGCGCCCGCGATCGGCTGCGTGTCCGCTGGCGACGAGTACGCGACTCTGGACGTGTCGCTGCCGGTCCCCGACGTCGGGATCGTCGAACCGCTCGTCGCGAACGTCTACCTCCAGCTGTTCGCGTACCACGTGGCCGACGACAAGGGGCGGTCGATAGACAAGCCGCGGAACCTCGCGAAGAGCGTCACCGTCGAGTAG